Proteins encoded within one genomic window of Bombus vancouverensis nearcticus chromosome 4, iyBomVanc1_principal, whole genome shotgun sequence:
- the LOC117156524 gene encoding uncharacterized protein LOC117156524 isoform X1 has protein sequence MSGRLPRLRALRPRPQQFKTESHKEGNLKENRQGVVMREHELQSDTEHISYSVKDDVPIKNNSKHEHEELDCSGSSQNYECKTCKPPKPLSSLKAYLDHLKKEHKQKGKFIRDTGNRCSMCSYVALNSRDLETHQRVHHLKRRFFRCAKCSYVTHVRARYTKHVKYHSMPMIKCDACDFRTPYKWNLDRHTRNHGGGGAFQCRACNFTADIRQSLTVHETNHHEPPVGQTNRKSSTPFERKPRNSPKRYNQVGASDFRESLHMSTGTTVSISPGDSYISDQSMEDKRSAIANAECIALKCEEKGCQFITAWDSEMQRHLAECHAPITPNKSRKPLPMLIPLSPTKLNSINSSGPSTTLLKVPRVRVRPELAQIARDTELAKLYGNKEVNNLKKDANNAADLFEKKNASFFDKLKEKLTTTASINNGVPEVAVSTTNDLKCWCTFKASSMEELACHKQIHHTALSVSVGTTRCPKCRRRCKSSTDLQVHMQCCHSTSNDTSIHNSLEKLSNCSELRVTSYRGEYAFPAQTDWDVNLNGLNSSGSSVEGSSTHPGGRWVYKCPDCPFWASTASRFHVHIVGHLNRKPFECSLCAYRSNWRWDITKHIKLKAAKDPVHMTARVLMRDETGRRNYSKYNKYLAQVEQQSWDDQNMEERSVEETNSDEPPTKLFIMNSNEYRQTSDLPSSPISIVSPNEGNHNLNTINIGLKPPPILKAAARNRGQSLLKSNLISSHSLSSGSSSATIAEENKRTMWKCKRCNFRHCSREIVSMHVKSHSEPADQRHGEEKNVFGCGDCPFSASDAATLSMHRVHHRPNLDAIFKCYLCPYYVSTKVELLDHVRLHGEELAVEHQQNMEYNFPTKSKAHRTSNTDNSINRTKQEKSVEQVIHITTQSNVTCFTNVSKNSGAPPPLLLDTRALPEAPLVWVSRPDGTLAKMLKCRHCPFVSSRRAEVQDHETMHLDTPSNGPVVACADCSFTCTRREVMVAHTDMHSGSLGTVHCLVDDSRPDSQQLSDLAALLGFTHSPVLGSEPDLRDLRLVHCCSKCPARFLCEKELRIHLRYHSTELAYSCQWCSYAARQPAHLLAHQKAHSTEYQERTKYLLSLYGQSQRYPPPTTACVEANNQDSNNSTPTVAWIVVEVTESSNNGFNSSINNTNQRTGNQVFTCAKCPARYFKLDALEYHMTLHGSNNRFKCTECDYSSKTAQNLVKHQVVHRRQNEASDVTSNLSPPPDPQFGLFMRGNPNFVYPGYLRNGRLKEKRYKCHKCPSAFEKREQYRVHLTLHGAKQRYRCDTCDYSVKYYANYIQHLKKHQANAEAQASRRQFEDDTITIDSDNISDNIGSISRSGKTLKSPNNSASIMTTNGISVLNFGGAQASNQDKQSLMLLQKKGILLSSNDEVETLRCQSCPFSTCDKDMMDAHKRRHGIERMTPSCPHCDYIPRKDENVGEHIRLHFTRLYKPESYLIIELLTLTMKKISSNGKEEKQKAAELLFKEYADGRFFPFTDTNSFGSPPTVSSYKEKVIVDPNTGETKHLTV, from the exons ATGTCAGGAAGGCTACCCCGTCTGCGTGCACTTCGTCCACGACCCCAGCAATTTAAAACGGAGTCACATAAGGAAGGTAACCTTAAAGAGAATCGTCAGGGAGTCGTGATGAGGGAGCACGAGTTGCAAAGCGACACCGAACACATTTCGTACAGTGTCAAAGACGATGTCCCAATAAAAAACAATTCAAAGCACGAACACGAGGAGCTCGATTGTTCGGGGTCTTCACAAAATTACGAATGTAAAACATGCAAACCACCAAAACCTCTATCAAGTCTTAAGGCGTATCTCGATCATCTGAAAAAGGAGCACAAACAAAag GGGAAATTCATACGTGACACTGGAAATCGATGTTCTATGTGTTCATATGTTGCATTAAATTCAAGAGATCTTGAAACTCATCAGAGAGTACATCATTTAAAGAGAAGGTTTTTCCGATGTGCTAAGTGCTCTTATGTAACACATGTACGTGCTCGTTATACAAAGCATGTGAAATATCATTCGATGCCAATGATCAAATGTGATGCTTGTGATTTCCGTACGCCATATAAG TGGAATTTAGATAGGCACACTAGAAATCATGGAGGAGGAGGGGCTTTTCAATGTCGTGCTTGTAATTTTACAGCTGATATTAGACAAAGTTTAACAGTGCATGAAACTAATCATCATGAACCTCCTGTGGGTCAAACAAATCGTAAATCTAGCACACCTTTCGAACGAAAACCAAGAAATAGTCCTAAACGTTACAATCAG GTGGGTGCAAGTGATTTTCGGGAATCACTACATATGTCTACAGGTACAACAGTCTCAATCAGTCCTGGAGATTCATACATTTCTGATCAATCCATGGAAGATAAGAGAAGTGCAATAGCTAATGCAGAATGTATAGCATTGAAGTGTGAAGAAAAAGGATGCCAATTTATTACTGCATGGGATTCTGAAATGCAACGACACCTGGCAGAATGTCACGCTCCAATTACACCAAATAAATCCAGAAAACCACTGCCAATGTTAATTCCTCTAAGTCCTACTAAGCTAAATAGTATTAACTCCAGTGGACCTTCAACGACATTGTTAAAAGTTCCACGTGTTAGAGTAAGACCGGAACTCGCACAAATTGCAAGAGACACGGAACTGGCAAAATTGTATGGAAATAAAGAA GTCAACAACTTAAAGAAGGATGCGAATAACGCGGccgatttatttgaaaaaaaaaatgcgtCGTTCTTTGATAAGCTTAAGGAAAAGCTTACAACGACAGCGTCAATTAATAATGGAGTACCGGAGGTAGCTGTAAGTACTACGAACGATTTGAAATGCTGGTGTACTTTTAAAGCTAGTAGCATGGAAGAGCTGGCTTGTCACAAACAAATACACCACACTGCCCTAAGTGTATCCGTGGGCACAACGCGTTGCCCGAAGTGCAGGAGACGTTGCAAAAGTTCGACTGATCTACAAGTGCATATGCAGTGTTGTCACTCGACAAGCAACGATACGTCAATACACAATAGCTTAGAAAAATTATCAAATTGTTCAGAACTCCGTGTGACCTCGTATCGCGGTGAATATGCATTCCCAGCGCAAACGGATTGGGACGTTAATCTCAACGGACTGAATTCCTCTGGATCATCG GTTGAAGGTTCTTCGACGCATCCAGGTGGCCGATGGGTATACAAATGCCCGGATTGTCCATTTTGGGCATCCACCGCAAGTCGTTTTCATGTTCATATTGTCGGTCATTTAAATCGGAAGCCATTCGAGTGTTCCCTATGCGCGTATCGCTCTAACTGGCGGTGGGACATCACAAAACATATTAAACTTAAAGCAGCTAAAGATCCAGTTCATATGACTGCCAGGGTACTTATGAGGGATGAAACAGGTCGACGGAATTATtccaaatataacaaatatcttGCACAG GTCGAGCAACAGTCGTGGGATGATCAAAACATGGAGGAACGTAGCGTGGAAGAAACGAATTCTGATGAACCGCCAACTAAGTTATTCATAATGAATAGCAACGAATATCGGCAAACATCGGATCTCCCGTCTTCTCCTATTTCGATCGTGTCTCCGAATGAAGGAAACCATAATCTTAACACCATTAACATCGGATTGAAACCACCACCGATTCTTAAAGCTGCTGCGAGGAATCGGGGACAGTCTTTACTTAAAAGCAATTTGATTTCCTCTCATTCACTATCAAGTGGATCATCATCAGCGACGATCGCAGAGGAAAATAAACGTACAATGTGGAAATGCAAACGTTGCAATTTTCGACATTGTAGTAGAGAAATTGTTTCTATGCACGTTAAATCTCACAGTGAGCCAGCTGACCAACGCCATGGAGAAGAAAAA AATGTATTTGGTTGTGGAGATTGTCCATTTTCCGCATCTGATGCAGCAACATTATCGATGCATAGAGTTCATCATCGTCCAAATTTGGATGctatttttaaatgttatttatGTCCATATTATGTCAGTACAaaagt AGAGCTTTTGGATCATGTCAGACTTCATGGAGAAGAGCTCGCCGTTGAGCACCAACAGAATATGGAGTACAATTTCCCTACCAAGTCTAAAGCACATCGAACTTCAAACACTGATAATA GTATTAATCGCACGAAACAAGAGAAGTCTGTAGAGCAAGTGATTCATATCACAACGCAGAGCAATGTGACTTGCTTCACTAATGTTTCGAAGAATTCCGGAGCCCCACCGCCATTGCTTCTTGATACACGAGCACTGCCTGAAGCTCCATTAGTATGGGTGTCCCGACCAGATGGTACACTAGCGAAAATGTTAAAATGTCGTCACTGCCCTTTTGTATCTTCGCGACGAGCAGAAGTCCAGGATCATGAAACCATGCACCTAGATACTCCTAGTAATGGTCCTGTGGTCGCTTGTGCAGATTGTAGTTTCACTTGCACACGGCGAGAAGTCATGGTTGCACATACAGATATGCATTCCGGATCTTTAGGCACTGTTCATTGCTTGGTAGATGATTCAAGGCCAGATTCGCAGCAATTAAGCGATTTGGCTGCGCTTCTCGGCTTTACTCATTCTCCGGTATTAGGTTCGGAACCTGATCTACGAGACTTAAGACTTGTGCATTGTTGTAGCAAATGTCCAGCGCGATTCCTTTGCGAAAAGGAATTAAGAATACATTTAAGATATCATTCTACAGAACTAGCTTATTCTTGCCAATGGTGTTCTTATGCTGCTCGACAACCGGCCCATCTTTTAGCCCATCAGAAGGCACATTCTACGGAGTATCAAGAGCGTACCAAATATTTGTTATCTTTGTACGGCCAGTCACAGCGATACCCGCCCCCTACCACAGCTTGTGTTGAAGCAAATAATCAAGATTCAAATAATTCTACACCTACTGTCGCATGGATTGTAGTCGAAGTTACAGAAAGTTCCAACAACGGGTTTAATAGTAGCATAAACAACACAAATCAACGAACTGGTAATCAAGTATTCACTTGTGCAAAATGTCCGGCTCGTTATTTCAAATTGGATGCTCTAGAATATCATATGACCTTGCATGGATCAAACAATAGATTTAAATGCACTGAGTGTGACTATTCGTCGAAAACGGCTCAGAATTTAGTGAAACATCAGGTAGTTCATAGACGTCAAAACGAAGCGAGCGATGTAACTTCAAATCTGTCGCCTCCTCCCGACCCACAGTTTGGACTTTTTATGCGTGGGAATCCTAACTTTGTATATCCTGGTTATTTAAGAAACGGCCGATTAAAAGAAAAGCGATATAAATGCCATAAATGTCCTTCTGCCTTTGAGAAACGAGAACAATACAGAGTTCATCTAACTCTGCACGGTGCGAAACAAAGATATCGCTGCGATACGTGCGACTATTCCGTAAAATATTACGCTAATTATATTCAACATCTGAAGAAACATCAGGCAAATGCAGAGGCGCAAGCTTCACGTAGACAATTTGAAGACGATACAATTACCATTGATAGTGATAATATTTCCGATAATATAGGCTCCATTTCACGTTCAGGAAAGACGCTTAAATCACCCAATAATTCAGCTTCAATCATGACTACAAATGGTATATCAGTGTTAAATTTTGGTGGAGCACAGGCCTCGAATCAAGATAAGCAGTCCTTAATGTTGCTACAAAAGAAAGGGATACTTCTATCTTCTAACGACGAAGTGGAGACGTTACGTTGTCAAAGCTGTCCGTTTTCTACGTGTGACAAAGACATGATGGATGCTCATAAGCGTCGACATGGCATTGAAAGAATGACACCGTCTTGTCCTCATTGCGATTATATACCGCGAAAAGATGAGAATGTCGGCGAACATATTAGATTGCATTTTACAAGACTTTATAAACCAGAATCCTATCTTATTATAGAACTATTAACAttgacaatgaaaaagatatCTTCAAACGGAAAGGAAGAGAAACAAAAGGCTGCCGAATTACTTTTTAAAGAATACGCGGATGGAAGATTTTTTCCTTTTACCGATACCAATTCCTTTGGGAGTCCTCCTACTGTGAGCAGTTACAAAGAAAAAGTCATAGTCGATCCAAATACAGGAGAAACGAAACATTTAACTGTTTAG
- the LOC117156524 gene encoding uncharacterized protein LOC117156524 isoform X3 translates to MSGRLPRLRALRPRPQQFKTESHKEGNLKENRQGVVMREHELQSDTEHISYSVKDDVPIKNNSKHEHEELDCSGSSQNYECKTCKPPKPLSSLKAYLDHLKKEHKQKGKFIRDTGNRCSMCSYVALNSRDLETHQRVHHLKRRFFRCAKCSYVTHVRARYTKHVKYHSMPMIKCDACDFRTPYKWNLDRHTRNHGGGGAFQCRACNFTADIRQSLTVHETNHHEPPVGQTNRKSSTPFERKPRNSPKRYNQVGASDFRESLHMSTGTTVSISPGDSYISDQSMEDKRSAIANAECIALKCEEKGCQFITAWDSEMQRHLAECHAPITPNKSRKPLPMLIPLSPTKLNSINSSGPSTTLLKVPRVRVRPELAQIARDTELAKLYGNKEVNNLKKDANNAADLFEKKNASFFDKLKEKLTTTASINNGVPEVAVEGSSTHPGGRWVYKCPDCPFWASTASRFHVHIVGHLNRKPFECSLCAYRSNWRWDITKHIKLKAAKDPVHMTARVLMRDETGRRNYSKYNKYLAQVEQQSWDDQNMEERSVEETNSDEPPTKLFIMNSNEYRQTSDLPSSPISIVSPNEGNHNLNTINIGLKPPPILKAAARNRGQSLLKSNLISSHSLSSGSSSATIAEENKRTMWKCKRCNFRHCSREIVSMHVKSHSEPADQRHGEEKNVFGCGDCPFSASDAATLSMHRVHHRPNLDAIFKCYLCPYYVSTKVELLDHVRLHGEELAVEHQQNMEYNFPTKSKAHRTSNTDNSINRTKQEKSVEQVIHITTQSNVTCFTNVSKNSGAPPPLLLDTRALPEAPLVWVSRPDGTLAKMLKCRHCPFVSSRRAEVQDHETMHLDTPSNGPVVACADCSFTCTRREVMVAHTDMHSGSLGTVHCLVDDSRPDSQQLSDLAALLGFTHSPVLGSEPDLRDLRLVHCCSKCPARFLCEKELRIHLRYHSTELAYSCQWCSYAARQPAHLLAHQKAHSTEYQERTKYLLSLYGQSQRYPPPTTACVEANNQDSNNSTPTVAWIVVEVTESSNNGFNSSINNTNQRTGNQVFTCAKCPARYFKLDALEYHMTLHGSNNRFKCTECDYSSKTAQNLVKHQVVHRRQNEASDVTSNLSPPPDPQFGLFMRGNPNFVYPGYLRNGRLKEKRYKCHKCPSAFEKREQYRVHLTLHGAKQRYRCDTCDYSVKYYANYIQHLKKHQANAEAQASRRQFEDDTITIDSDNISDNIGSISRSGKTLKSPNNSASIMTTNGISVLNFGGAQASNQDKQSLMLLQKKGILLSSNDEVETLRCQSCPFSTCDKDMMDAHKRRHGIERMTPSCPHCDYIPRKDENVGEHIRLHFTRLYKPESYLIIELLTLTMKKISSNGKEEKQKAAELLFKEYADGRFFPFTDTNSFGSPPTVSSYKEKVIVDPNTGETKHLTV, encoded by the exons ATGTCAGGAAGGCTACCCCGTCTGCGTGCACTTCGTCCACGACCCCAGCAATTTAAAACGGAGTCACATAAGGAAGGTAACCTTAAAGAGAATCGTCAGGGAGTCGTGATGAGGGAGCACGAGTTGCAAAGCGACACCGAACACATTTCGTACAGTGTCAAAGACGATGTCCCAATAAAAAACAATTCAAAGCACGAACACGAGGAGCTCGATTGTTCGGGGTCTTCACAAAATTACGAATGTAAAACATGCAAACCACCAAAACCTCTATCAAGTCTTAAGGCGTATCTCGATCATCTGAAAAAGGAGCACAAACAAAag GGGAAATTCATACGTGACACTGGAAATCGATGTTCTATGTGTTCATATGTTGCATTAAATTCAAGAGATCTTGAAACTCATCAGAGAGTACATCATTTAAAGAGAAGGTTTTTCCGATGTGCTAAGTGCTCTTATGTAACACATGTACGTGCTCGTTATACAAAGCATGTGAAATATCATTCGATGCCAATGATCAAATGTGATGCTTGTGATTTCCGTACGCCATATAAG TGGAATTTAGATAGGCACACTAGAAATCATGGAGGAGGAGGGGCTTTTCAATGTCGTGCTTGTAATTTTACAGCTGATATTAGACAAAGTTTAACAGTGCATGAAACTAATCATCATGAACCTCCTGTGGGTCAAACAAATCGTAAATCTAGCACACCTTTCGAACGAAAACCAAGAAATAGTCCTAAACGTTACAATCAG GTGGGTGCAAGTGATTTTCGGGAATCACTACATATGTCTACAGGTACAACAGTCTCAATCAGTCCTGGAGATTCATACATTTCTGATCAATCCATGGAAGATAAGAGAAGTGCAATAGCTAATGCAGAATGTATAGCATTGAAGTGTGAAGAAAAAGGATGCCAATTTATTACTGCATGGGATTCTGAAATGCAACGACACCTGGCAGAATGTCACGCTCCAATTACACCAAATAAATCCAGAAAACCACTGCCAATGTTAATTCCTCTAAGTCCTACTAAGCTAAATAGTATTAACTCCAGTGGACCTTCAACGACATTGTTAAAAGTTCCACGTGTTAGAGTAAGACCGGAACTCGCACAAATTGCAAGAGACACGGAACTGGCAAAATTGTATGGAAATAAAGAA GTCAACAACTTAAAGAAGGATGCGAATAACGCGGccgatttatttgaaaaaaaaaatgcgtCGTTCTTTGATAAGCTTAAGGAAAAGCTTACAACGACAGCGTCAATTAATAATGGAGTACCGGAGGTAGCT GTTGAAGGTTCTTCGACGCATCCAGGTGGCCGATGGGTATACAAATGCCCGGATTGTCCATTTTGGGCATCCACCGCAAGTCGTTTTCATGTTCATATTGTCGGTCATTTAAATCGGAAGCCATTCGAGTGTTCCCTATGCGCGTATCGCTCTAACTGGCGGTGGGACATCACAAAACATATTAAACTTAAAGCAGCTAAAGATCCAGTTCATATGACTGCCAGGGTACTTATGAGGGATGAAACAGGTCGACGGAATTATtccaaatataacaaatatcttGCACAG GTCGAGCAACAGTCGTGGGATGATCAAAACATGGAGGAACGTAGCGTGGAAGAAACGAATTCTGATGAACCGCCAACTAAGTTATTCATAATGAATAGCAACGAATATCGGCAAACATCGGATCTCCCGTCTTCTCCTATTTCGATCGTGTCTCCGAATGAAGGAAACCATAATCTTAACACCATTAACATCGGATTGAAACCACCACCGATTCTTAAAGCTGCTGCGAGGAATCGGGGACAGTCTTTACTTAAAAGCAATTTGATTTCCTCTCATTCACTATCAAGTGGATCATCATCAGCGACGATCGCAGAGGAAAATAAACGTACAATGTGGAAATGCAAACGTTGCAATTTTCGACATTGTAGTAGAGAAATTGTTTCTATGCACGTTAAATCTCACAGTGAGCCAGCTGACCAACGCCATGGAGAAGAAAAA AATGTATTTGGTTGTGGAGATTGTCCATTTTCCGCATCTGATGCAGCAACATTATCGATGCATAGAGTTCATCATCGTCCAAATTTGGATGctatttttaaatgttatttatGTCCATATTATGTCAGTACAaaagt AGAGCTTTTGGATCATGTCAGACTTCATGGAGAAGAGCTCGCCGTTGAGCACCAACAGAATATGGAGTACAATTTCCCTACCAAGTCTAAAGCACATCGAACTTCAAACACTGATAATA GTATTAATCGCACGAAACAAGAGAAGTCTGTAGAGCAAGTGATTCATATCACAACGCAGAGCAATGTGACTTGCTTCACTAATGTTTCGAAGAATTCCGGAGCCCCACCGCCATTGCTTCTTGATACACGAGCACTGCCTGAAGCTCCATTAGTATGGGTGTCCCGACCAGATGGTACACTAGCGAAAATGTTAAAATGTCGTCACTGCCCTTTTGTATCTTCGCGACGAGCAGAAGTCCAGGATCATGAAACCATGCACCTAGATACTCCTAGTAATGGTCCTGTGGTCGCTTGTGCAGATTGTAGTTTCACTTGCACACGGCGAGAAGTCATGGTTGCACATACAGATATGCATTCCGGATCTTTAGGCACTGTTCATTGCTTGGTAGATGATTCAAGGCCAGATTCGCAGCAATTAAGCGATTTGGCTGCGCTTCTCGGCTTTACTCATTCTCCGGTATTAGGTTCGGAACCTGATCTACGAGACTTAAGACTTGTGCATTGTTGTAGCAAATGTCCAGCGCGATTCCTTTGCGAAAAGGAATTAAGAATACATTTAAGATATCATTCTACAGAACTAGCTTATTCTTGCCAATGGTGTTCTTATGCTGCTCGACAACCGGCCCATCTTTTAGCCCATCAGAAGGCACATTCTACGGAGTATCAAGAGCGTACCAAATATTTGTTATCTTTGTACGGCCAGTCACAGCGATACCCGCCCCCTACCACAGCTTGTGTTGAAGCAAATAATCAAGATTCAAATAATTCTACACCTACTGTCGCATGGATTGTAGTCGAAGTTACAGAAAGTTCCAACAACGGGTTTAATAGTAGCATAAACAACACAAATCAACGAACTGGTAATCAAGTATTCACTTGTGCAAAATGTCCGGCTCGTTATTTCAAATTGGATGCTCTAGAATATCATATGACCTTGCATGGATCAAACAATAGATTTAAATGCACTGAGTGTGACTATTCGTCGAAAACGGCTCAGAATTTAGTGAAACATCAGGTAGTTCATAGACGTCAAAACGAAGCGAGCGATGTAACTTCAAATCTGTCGCCTCCTCCCGACCCACAGTTTGGACTTTTTATGCGTGGGAATCCTAACTTTGTATATCCTGGTTATTTAAGAAACGGCCGATTAAAAGAAAAGCGATATAAATGCCATAAATGTCCTTCTGCCTTTGAGAAACGAGAACAATACAGAGTTCATCTAACTCTGCACGGTGCGAAACAAAGATATCGCTGCGATACGTGCGACTATTCCGTAAAATATTACGCTAATTATATTCAACATCTGAAGAAACATCAGGCAAATGCAGAGGCGCAAGCTTCACGTAGACAATTTGAAGACGATACAATTACCATTGATAGTGATAATATTTCCGATAATATAGGCTCCATTTCACGTTCAGGAAAGACGCTTAAATCACCCAATAATTCAGCTTCAATCATGACTACAAATGGTATATCAGTGTTAAATTTTGGTGGAGCACAGGCCTCGAATCAAGATAAGCAGTCCTTAATGTTGCTACAAAAGAAAGGGATACTTCTATCTTCTAACGACGAAGTGGAGACGTTACGTTGTCAAAGCTGTCCGTTTTCTACGTGTGACAAAGACATGATGGATGCTCATAAGCGTCGACATGGCATTGAAAGAATGACACCGTCTTGTCCTCATTGCGATTATATACCGCGAAAAGATGAGAATGTCGGCGAACATATTAGATTGCATTTTACAAGACTTTATAAACCAGAATCCTATCTTATTATAGAACTATTAACAttgacaatgaaaaagatatCTTCAAACGGAAAGGAAGAGAAACAAAAGGCTGCCGAATTACTTTTTAAAGAATACGCGGATGGAAGATTTTTTCCTTTTACCGATACCAATTCCTTTGGGAGTCCTCCTACTGTGAGCAGTTACAAAGAAAAAGTCATAGTCGATCCAAATACAGGAGAAACGAAACATTTAACTGTTTAG